AAGAAGCATCGTGGAGGCAACAATCCTACACTAGttctcaaaagaaaaaggaagggaatgGTTTAGCAGTGAGGTCAATGGAAGGAGTTTGTCTGGGAACAAAATGAATGATGGACAGGCAAGTCTGCCAGGCAGGGGCACAGTGCAGGAAGACGATAACTTCATGTTTGTTAGGTAGACTCTAAACTAACATGAAAGCAGAAGCTTTCAAGAAACCCCTCTAAAGCCTATGGAGAGGCCCACAAACATAGTGGCAGCCCTTCCTTCACTTACCAATAATGTAAAACATCAGGTCCCTTCGGTGAGACACACAGCCGAGGATCACAGCCGCATCTAGAACACAAAATAGGCCAAGTCCAGTCCAATGACTCTTCCTCAGACACACTGGCCTAAACTTAATCCACAATTCCTCACACAAATGCCTAGGCCCTGCAATACCAGAGTCTGACACAAATTCCTCACCTCCTGCCCCACTCTAAGTGTCTCAGTGAATGCAGAGAACATCTATCTTCCTCTCCAAGGACATCTCTAAAGCATTATTCCATAAGGTTGTGAAACATGCAAAGAACTCAGCATGCTACAAAGAACAATTCTCTCACCATCATGGATTCTTTTTCAGATTCAGCGGTCTGAAAGAAGAATGATACATTATCTACTGAAACCAGTAAGAGTGCGCTCCGGGTACTGCAAGAAGAAGCTACTTGTTGCAGGATCACTGACTGCAATAGCAGCAGCTGAAAACCACTCATCCAAGCTTTTACACCTACAGAATGGAAGTCAAAGATCACATCTAGTCTACCATGAAGGCAAATCACAGACAGACACtatcaaaacagaaagaaactgaCCCTCAACCAATAACCTTAGGAAAAAAGCTACAGAATAAAAGGGCTGTGGATAAGACCACTCCTATTGTTCAAACCAAACAAAATTCTTTTAGGGCAGAGTTGAATACATTTTCCCCTCTAAGTCTACTATAGGAAGTTTGAATGCAACTGGAAAATGGTCCTCCCATATTTTCCTACTCAATTCTGCAACGTGGAAACTGTCCACATCTGCAATTCTAAAAGTCTGCACCCAGCCCTCAGAAATGCAAGAGGCCATGGAGAAGTGCACTGATCAAAGCACAAGCTAAAACCTTGTTCCGGTATGCTATTAAGATTATAGCAATTCTTAGAGACACCAGTCTAGAATCAAGTTCTCACTGAGGTGACTGTTAAACAAACATGTAGTAAAAAGACTACACCCACAACAACATGCTGTTTGGTTGATCAGACGTAGCTGACAGATgaaagaagagcagctgcagcgaggaACGTGTGACAATCAGACAAACAATTTGGCATACCTTCATGCATACAATATAGCTCACCACCTCACCATTCACTTAGTGATAAGCTACACTGTGCATTCaagctgcctctttttttttttttttttttttaaataagcacaaATGGAGAGTTATTCATCAGTTatctcaacagcagcagcagacaccaGCATGCAGAAAGCTTAAGCTAGGCATTTTCCTCCCAACAATGGCCATCACTTTCCAGCCCAGCAAATCCCCTTCACTGGCCTCCAGTGACAGTTGCACATCTCTCTGACCAAAGAGCAGTCACATACCTTTATACAAGTGCCCATGTTCTAAAAGCCAAAAGGGGGGTACCCATTCTTCAGCATCCTTCCTGTTTGTGCCCAGCACTGGGGCAAATGTCAGCAAgaagaggccagggagaagttcATCACAGATAAAGAGACTCCTGGAACttgcatcacagaatcactgcTGAAAGGTGGGGTCCTGAGCACAgcaatttcttcctctttgttgAAACAGGCTGCCCTGCAGTGATGCTCCCTGTAAAATGCAAGAGTCTTCATCACCAGATGTCAAAGCCACAGAAGAGGTGCTGTAAAGGTATCAAAATGTCATGAAGTGCTTGGCTTCACCCCAAACTCCACATGCCACAATCTCACTTCATTATATGGCCCCCTGAAACTGGCAGGTTCAAGATGGAACAAAATACAGTTGGCCTACATAGGGTTCAGCAGGCGGATGGGCTCCACAGAGCGGACAAGTACCTGTGCACTCTTCAGGAGGAGTGCTAAGGATCAGGTACTGCTTGAAGCCTTCACACCCCACAAAATACCCCAAGCTAATTTTGCTCGGGTTAAGAGGGCTATTTCAGTTAAGAATGATAAAACTTCGAAAGTTCTTGGACCCCAAAGCAGACGGGACAGATTTTTGTTGCTGATGGTATTCAAAAAACAGGTATCCTCATAAGGCATTTCAGTTCCAGAAGCACTATCGACTAAATTACAGTTTACTGCCAAAACTGAGACAAAAATCTAACAGCAAGGATTGATGCAGCCCACAAAAAAACAGGGCATATGCTGGACACAAGCCACAGAACCTACCCAGTCTGTATCTATTCATTCAGAATAGAGAACATATAAAGGAGCAAGAACAAAATTAACAGCAGGCGAAGGCTCACCACAGCAGCTTTCTGTAAAAAGAACCACCACTTCTGGGGATGTAAGTGACGTGCTCCACTTGCCTGCCATGCCACAGCACCATCTGCCACTTCCTCCTTACTCCCCCATCACCTGCCTTCCCCTTTAGAAGATGTCTCTCATTTTTCTCCATCTCATTAATCACACAGAGCCTGATGCCTTTGCACACTTCCTCTCAGACACTAAGCTTTCTAGCTTACATGAAAACCAACAGGCAAGTCTGTGCAGAGTTCTTCAACTGTGCTGCAAAGGAAGCCAGACTcctactgtcttttcctccctcaCAGCTCAAGAAAAATCCCACCTACTCtgcaattttcttctttcctctggtTGAGCAAATGGTGTTCAGTCCCCAGAGCACAAGTTCTCATTTTCTTCCTAGATGAAGCTTCAGGCTTCTAAACTCTTTTCTCTCTGTATTAAGAATCACAGATCTATCAATTTCCTTGAAATATTAGTTCTCTCACAGTGTGTATCCAAGATGTCATCAAAAAGTGCACAACACTTATTTGTCTGTGCTACAAACGCCTGTTTGGAACTCTTCTCTGACTTGGCCTTTCTGTGAAAGATGTGCACCTCTTCCCTGCACAGctgaggaatttcacagaatTTTACCACTGTTTGGGAATCTGTGAGAACTCCCTCAGCATCTTACAGAACCAGCCTCTTCATGTCACTGAATAAACATTGACAAAAAAATTGGTTCGCCTACCCAAACTATTTCTGCTCCAGTCCCTAACTCTTTCCCTTCTTCTATATAACATACCACAAATCAGTCTCTCTTAAGATAGCATAAAAAGAGAAAGACCCACAGTTTCAACTATAAGGCCTTTGAAGTCAATACAAACCTGGGTCACTTGCCCTGGGTTACAGAATTTCAGAACTAATTCCCTTCATCCAACAAGCCATCTCCATCAATCAGCACAGCAACTTCTCATTTTATTATCTCTGCATGATATGGTAGGCAAGGAGCCAAGTCAGGTGACCCATGGAGATGAAGCAACTGTCATATGCACAATCAGCTTCCTTCTAGCATGTACACTGGCATCAGCTTCAAGGATGCTTTTGCAGCTGGGATATGCTGGGGCAAAATTCCTAATTACAAGTAGCTGGTATCCAAGATATGTTGTCATTCCCTTACCAGAATGAAGATCTAAATTAAAATAGTATCAGTACTAAGAACCATCAGCTAACAATCTGTGAAACTAATTCTGAACAGCAGCAGTATAAGATGCCATCATAGCTGGACAGAAAAATATGCTAAGTTGTGCTACAGGTCTTAAGTGTTCTTGATCCAAAGACACAGCAAGTGATGGTCTCCTGCCACCTGCAGGGAAAACAGGGATTTGGAAAGCTTACTCTTGGTTTATCCCAAGGAGAAGTACCTGCATAATTGGGATAGGCAGCATGGAACCATAAAGTAAACTATATTAGTGCCATAACTTCTCTCAGGTCAGCAAGGAAAACAAGGCCAGCAATGGGAATAAGTTTTGCTCATATTATGGCTCCTGTGAAACCAGAGGAACAGAAGGCAAAGCTCCAGAAAGAAGCCCAAGCCAAACTATACCTACAAAAGCAGCATAACACAGCAATGGTACATTCATGTGGCTACAGCTGCAGAGCCAGTGGGGGCCATACTATACTGAACAGATTTACTAAGGCCCTAGAAAATCTTTTGTGCCTCTTGTTTTATTAGGATGAAcgttaactttcttttttctctcccttgagAAGTTCCAAAATTAAGAAGATGGGTTTAAATCATTTTTACAATTTGCCACCACCTCATAACAAAAGAGGTGAGGCAACTCTTCATCTCTGAACAGAATACCCTCTCTATCCATGCAGAGAAATATCCACTACCAAcagccacagacaaaaaaagaaaaaaaaaaactcctttaaGTGAAAAGGCCCAGTATTTTCTCACATAAGTCAAACATGCATAAAGGAACAAAAAGGAATGCCCATGGGAACCTAACTTTCAAATACACCCACAGAAGCCTGAAGAGTCAGCTCAAAGAGCACTGGGCAGACTCCAATATCAGCTGTCAAGGACAAAAGCCACATCAATAGCCAAGGTCCATATGAACAGATCCATCTTTCTCTCTTCAGGGCTGGAATCTGTCATATCTGTTCACACACAGTCCCAATATAATACtggtaataggaaaaaaaatatgggaGACCATTGCCAAGAGCCTAAGTCAAGGACTCTTCATCTGGCTGAACAACCTTTGAGGGCTGTGagctcctcctctccccaaacACAGCAAGCCAGCCAGATGGCAGCTTACAAGTCAGGCTCTTTCACTTCTTATCCTGACACCAAATCGGCTTCCCAAGCCAGAGCAATGTTCAGCCACTTGCTGCTCTACACACGAGTGGGTAGAGCAGAGTGCCCCCTTGATCACATCTTTCACCAGAACCATTTGGATCACCTTGCCAGCACCAGCAGAGCTCCACCAACTGCATTTCCTCATCCAACAGTTAAGTCCGGTACTATCTTCCAGATGGTGAGTTCAGCCCTGCAGTTTCTTTAATGCACCCAGTACTCCTTGCAGTCTGATTTTCTTCCTCAGTCACAGTTCTGCTGAGGATAGTACTTCAGGGAGAGACTCCTGAGCTGTGTTGTTGCTCTCTGTGTTGTTGCTTTTTCTGACCAGGAAGACAGACAAAACTAGGCTGCATTTGAAAGATACCAACAGTTGCATGTTCTCACTAATCCCAGAACCTGCACAAGAAAGATACCACAGCGAGGCCTAGCTCACCCTTCCTTGCACAGGGCACTAAAAACCAAGCCAAAGCCTAGTCTGAGAACCATAAGAATATTTCCCTATACAGGCAGAACAGATATTTCAGGTCACATTGTGCCATTATTGCTGCAGAAAGCACAGTTGAAGTTATGCTCATTTGTTAGGATTGCAAGTCATAAGAATTAGGATTGCATTCTTAAGAAGTATGGATAATGAAAATGTACTGCTTTTTATGAAAAAGCTGATCAGCTAGAGCCAAGGTCCTGCAAATCCAGGAATACATTAATTCTTCAGAAACATGCTAGCCAGACAAGCAGAAGAAAGGGGACAGAAGGCCTCCCTAACCTCCCAGCtctgtaaaaagagaaaagaaagtggcAGTAAGGGCAAATGGTAGGgtgtgctttctctttctccaactCACAACAGCTGAACATGACATGTCAGGGTCACCATACCTTGTTCTGTCTTTGCAGAAACTAGCAACACTTGACGCAGTTGCAAAATCAGACTTTGCATCCCCAACCAACTTAACATCTCACAAAAATATGTAACAACACCATCCAAACCATCCTACTAAACTGAACAGAAAACTGGAGGCTTCTGCAGTTTTCACTTAAGGATGAAAAAAGCCAACCTTTCAAGTTCACAGGTGCAGTCAGGATCTAAAGAGGTGCCTGTTGCCAAGGACTAttagatttcctttttctttttctcctttgttttccttAGGTGCCCCTAAGTAAGGAAGCTAACCTTGGCCTGCCCCGAAGCGCTAAAGAAAAAGGCGAAGAGAGCAAGCAAAGCTGCTCGCGCAGGGAGCAAGGCAGCCCGCTGGCGGGGGATGCTGACCTCCGGCGGCCTCCGGGGCGCGGAGCTCCCCCGCGCCCGGGGAGAACGGCCGTCGCTGACCGAGCGcccgctgggccgggccgggccgcacaCAGAGGGCACTGGCGGCCCCGTCACCCCGGCGCGGCAggacggggaggaggaggaggaggggaagctcCCGCGCGGCTTCAGCcctcccggggcgcccggcaccCCCGGGACCCAGCAGGCCGCCCCTGCGCGGCGCCGGAGGGAGCGGCCGAGGCGGCACCCAGCGGCTCGCGGGGGCCCctgggccgggagcggggctgccgccgcccaGCCGGTGCCGCCCGGCCGGCCGGGCCcccacggggccggggccgcggccgcggcgggcaccGCGTGGGGCGGACGGGCCGCAGCTCCCTCAGCCCCGCCACAGCggagggcgggcgcggcggggcccccactcccaccccagggCGCGGAGAGGGCGGGCGGCGCCGTTAccgaggctccgggcggcggccgcggcgtcGGGCCCGCTGCTGCGCGCGACCGGCGCGGGCTCCCGCTgcgggctcccgctgccccgtGCCGGCGGCCGGAAGTGACGCCGCCAACGGGCCTTCCTGGCGGGACTCAGTGACGTGAGGTGCCGCggcggaagcggcggcggcggcggcggcggcatggtgagtcggggctgcggccgggactggggccgggggggccggagcctccgccgcggctccccgctcACGGCGGCTGCGTCTCCTTTCAGGGGAAGCAGAAGAAGGCGCGGAAGTACGCGGTGGTGAAGCGCATGATCAGCCTCCGGGACCAGCGCATGTGAGTgtcgcgggcgggcgcggggccgggccggggcgtcCCGGTGtcccgcgggggcgggggggggggggcaggcctcTCCGCACCGCTCGGCTCCCTGCCCCGGCGTCGCCCCCAGGAGTGCCTGTGCTTCCTTGCAGCAACCCGAAGGACCGCGCGAAAGCCCCAGTGAAGAAGAAGGAGGATCCCAGCGCCATCAAGGAGCGGGAAGTGTAAGTGCCCGGGCCGGCtgtggggccggggcgggggggagagccCCGCCGCGGATTGTGATTAAGAGCATTTCCGAGCAAACCTGCCGGAGCTGTTCTGAAGACGTGGTTGACACAGAGCAGGAAATGCTGCCCTAAGCCAAGGGAGCGGGCTCAGGAGGCAGCGGGAGGCCTGGTGAGTTGCTCTTCTAAGGTGCCTTGGATTGTGTGCCCTTGTTAACCTTCTTTCAATCTGCGCACCTGGTAGAAACTGATATGTTGTCAATCGCCATTAACTGATATGAATTCTTTGTCTTTTCTAACAGCCCCCAGCATCCCTCGTGTTTGTTCTTCCAATATAATACGCAGTTGGGCCCTCCTTATCACATCCTGGTTGATACTAACTTCATCAACTTCTCCATCAAAGCCAAGCTGGACCTAGTGCAGTCAATGATGGACTGCCTCTATGCCAAATGTGAGTATCTGCATCACTTGCAGCTTCTTCTGGACCATGTAGTGCTGCAGATCTTTGCTAATCACAGAGCTCACTTCTTTTGTCCCTTGTTAGCCCTAAAGCTGTCTCTGGTTTCAGTCAAACAACAGTCTTAAATACTAATCTCACAAAGTTAAAACTTTAATAACTTGAAAATCTAAACGTATCATTGCATGCTCAACTACTCTGTCATTTTGCATTTAGTCACTTTGCATCCTTATCAGTTCTTAAAAGTTTAAAATTGTAACCAATATGGTATAGAATTTTGTGACAGATAACTACCCTTGGGCATGTGAGCAATACTGTAGAGGTCTCTAAAGAGATGCTAATACAGGTTTTTAATGCTTTTCACATATAGGTATTCCATGTATCACAGATTGTGTTATGGCTGAAATTGAGAAGTTAGGACAGAGGTATCGTGTGGCATTAAGGTAGGTGCAGGgtgttcctctcttcctctctttttgtaGAGGTTACTATTTTAGTATGAAGAAGTGAAAAGGGCTTTTCTGTGACAGTGCTTTCACACTAGAGGGTTTTTAGGTTGTTCCAGAGTCCCTAACTTGCTTTTTTCCCTGGCTGTATGAAATCAGTATTAAGGCCTAAGTTTGAGACAGTTTTTCAAAACTAAATGCTAGGTAAAAGTGCGTAACATGAatatgtaaatctttttttttttttcctatgccttTCAAAGTAACACTTTCCTGCAGTCTCTCcaaagaaggctttttttttttctttttaaagataactTACAAAATTAAAGAAAGTCTTCTGGAACCTTTCATTTATGCCTCATGTTATTCCTGCAGTAGTATGCAACATCTACTGATAATCTAGAACCAGATTATTCTGTGATCTTTAGAAAACTAGTCCAATGCAGTTTGTGCTCTCCTGGTGTACCAGTCACATGTATTCTTCTTTACTTTTTACTCTGACCTGTTGTGTGGTATAGTATCAAAGTGCAGCTCCTGAGTAGTTTTCATGTTCCACTTCAGAGAGGAAGTGGAGCATCCCTGTATGTACAGTCTGAAAGATCAGGTACTAGAAGATATTCTAGATCTCACCATGGATAACTTGTTTCAAATGACTTTTCTCTGTTAGGCAAGAGCCTAACATTGTGGGGATCTTGAACCCAGCTAACAAGAAATACATAACTCCTACCTAATAATTAGCCAGAcaatttgcattcttttttttttgttgttgttgttgttcatttcAATTGACCAGGGTGTACCATTTGCTCATCGCTTAAGCACTTGTCTTGAGGATTGCATGCTGTATATCTAAAAGGGGTGTTCCTGTTCCTCCATACTATATTATTATACACCTCTACTGGTCTGATTGCTGTGATGCTGCCTTATCTGTCCCTACAGAATTGCCAAAGACCCTCGATTTGAACGCCTGCCATGTATGCACAAAGGGACCTATGCAGATGACTGCTTGGTACAGAGAGTCACTCAGGTACTTCTGTTTCTGATGATTCCCATGCTGTGCTAACACACTAAAGGTTGCTGAACCCTCCTAGCTACTGATGACTTAAAAATTTCCTGCAAAGAAATGGTAAAATCTAGTTAAGGGGCAGTTTCAGTCCCTAGTGTAACCTAGGAGGGCACAGTCTTGTTGTATTAGAGAGTATCAAAGAGCATCTAGGGCGGGAACGGTGGCAGTTGGGAGGGCTGGACAGCCTTTGGATGTTTCTTGGATTCTTTTGATGAGCAGAAGGATGTTTCTAATCTGCTGTGGAATTCTGTACCTGGCATTCTAGCCTGGTAGCGTCTCACGAAGGACTTGTACCCTCTGGTGTAACATGAGCTAAGTGAATAGAAGCTTTTGCTCAGCTTTGTCTGCTTTATGCTGATTCACTAGTGTTGAATCTGACTTGCCTCTTTTTTGCAGCACAAATGTTACATAGTGGCCACAGTGGATAAAGAGCTCAAGCGGAGAATACGAAAAATCCCAGGAGTGCCTATAATGTATATTTCCAGGCACAGGTAAGGGACCTCTCACGGGAGGAAACATTGCCTGGTAGAATCGTTGTTGGATAGGACTTTACTGCCATCTTGTTTGAGCTTTCTCTCTTGCGTTTTCTATAGCACACAATGCTGTAAAGGGTCTAGTGTTTGCCTAAAGTAGAAATATGTTTGCTACTGGGAAAAGACTGATTGCAGACCCATCTTTATTGCAGTCCCCatgtttgcttgcttttactTGGAAAACTAGCTTCCTTGAGGTCAGTGTTTCCATGGATTAGTTTTGCTTATCAGCCACGTCATCAGGATTATTAGGCAAATAGATTGTATAGGTTCCTGAGGAAAAGGTCTTGTTCTGTTCTATTGGGTAGCTTTTTGTACCCTCAGCTAAGAGACTGATTTTGCTTTTTAGCCAAAAATCAAACCAACTTGGAAGGATGGTGGTGTGTTTGTTACCTCcagtattttcatatttcttctaCATGATGTACAACCTAGAAGTTTTACCTTGCAAAGTAACTATGTCAAACTGTTTCACAGTTTGGTAGATGTGGAGAGAAATCAGGAtgtggagagaaaagggaaaaagtctTCAGATGGGATGAGGGAGATACTGGAAGGGAGGCAGCTGTGCTAACAGTGGAGAGCAAAAGTCTAGTAATTTGTAGGCAGGGAGCAGTATGTCAGAAACAAGGAAGTTGATTGCTATAAATATGCAAGGTCTTAACTGATCTGTAACTGGAATGTGGCTTAGAACATTTTTCTCTCAAAACATCTCTGCCCCTGTTTGTTGTGCCCATGAATCTATGTTGAATGGCTGAAGTTTTATTCTCCACCATGGTCTAGTACTAAAACTAAAGTCTTAACATTACTTCCTAAGTCAGATCTTATGAAAATACCATATTTTCTTCTCTGGTGAGTTTCTAAGATGCCTGAGCCTTAGGGAGTTTGGTTTGAATGACAGTGATAACCTTATGAAGTCTTTTCACTTTTCTCAGAAgtaatacctttttcttcctgggGATCTGAGCTGCAGAGAGAAATGGAGCAAAACTTCTTGCTAGCAGTTCAGTTTGCCTGTTAGCTTCTTGCTGTTTGGGGAGGGAAGTAATATGGAGTAGGTTGTCTTCACAGGCATTCCCTCTTTCTGTTGCAGATACAATATTGAGAGGATGCCAGATGATTATGGAGCTCCTCGATTCTAGCCTGTCCAGGCAAGCCATCAGTACCAGTATACGGGTCCTTCTGTTTCCAACTCTCCTGCTATCTTTTttgctgggaccctgctcctagGACTATGGGTGACATTGGACTGACTTCATAGCCTTGATCTTCTAAGAAAAAGCCACTTGGAAGCTTCTGCTTTTATTCATCCTTTTTCTGACTGTCCTGAGAACCTGTATCTGGGAGAATGATATGAGAAAAGGGGGACTGCAGGGCAAAGCATGCCTGAATCCCTCTTCATGTTCATGTTGGGATCATTGGAAAAAGTCCTGTCAGCATCTTGAATTAAATATTGGCAATGGTCCAAATACAGCTGAGCATGGAATCACAAGTTTTGAAGTTTATTATCTCTACACCTGCAGCAGGACAAGTATTCCTCTGGCAAACTCCCTCATGTCTGCCCCACAGGCAACCTGGAATCTATGTTCTGGAGAAGAACGGTCAAGTCTGCACCAGTTGGCATCCCTCCTCTGAACCACTGgactgaaagattttatttagaATTGATCGTCTCTTATTTAACTGTACCTCAATACAGTGAGTGAAATTGGATTAGTGTCCTGTTCAGATTCCTGAAACTCGGTGCATCACTGTGTACCTATCagattttctcttgcttttataGGTTCTTATTACATCCTTAATATGTCTTCGTACCTATACAAGGTATGTTGGTAAGATGGCATCATCTCACAGGGTATTTGTACTGAACCAGCTGGCAGCCTAGCCCTTTTCCTTATATGCATAGGTTGGTGGTAGGGGGTCTTTCTGGGACTGGGGACATTCTCTGTCCTTTTTGCTTGGCACCTACATATCTTAAAGCCTCATCCCTTTCCATAGGTGTCCTGAAAATGAAGGTGTCAAACTGTGAAAGGTATTAATGTGGGCTGGGAGCAGAGTACTTGGGGGAAATCAGAGCAATGGCTGAGAATAAAACTGTTTCACAGAGACCTTGAGCATTCATGGTAACATGGGAAGAAAATCGTCagagaagcaagagaaaaaggatGGTGAAACTGCATGGAGAAATgcagtggaaaaaatatttcaaagctgtGTCATCTCTGTTCTCCCAAAGGCATGTTCTTCATTCTCTTATcttctccattgctctttgcaaGCCATCTTCCAATCTTTGCTTCTCTGGGGGGAGGAGAATTGTTTCAAGActgggaggcaagagagaaaatgagtCACAGGGGGCCAACATGCTGTAGTGTGCTTCCTGGCCAAAGTGAGGGAGTTAAGCTGTAGTAAAAGGGGGACTGAGGATTGATATTCTTGGTGTAGTTAAGAAAATTTCCAAACTTTAATAGAGCTTTTATCCTGTGATGCCTTACACTGGTCCAAACTGCAGAGAATAGCTGGACTCAAACCTCTGCATGTCAGGCAGCATACAGTGAAAATACCACCTCTCCTCCATTAATCATTTCTTGTCTTTGGGCAATGCTCCAACATGCTAATAACTTTCTTGCAAACACCCTGCTTTTACAGATGTTGCAGGAAATTTTGGGAACACATCAGACTTGCCCCTCACACTATTTCGTTGTTTCCTGCAGGCTCACCCCTGCAGTAAATTCATCCCTGAAATACAGCATACTGACGCTTTCAAAATGCACGAGCCCCTTTCAAGCTATCACAGTTGAAGTTTTATCTTTGAGATTTGACTCTTGGTGTGTAATtgtacatttcaaaaaaaaatcccaaattttcTTCTATCGAAGTCGTATTTCTTTAAGCTAAATGTAAGTATTATCATGAACGCTTAAAGACCATGTTTGGTCAAACAAGGACCGAGAAACAGTTGTAGGATTAGATCTGTGTAGCTgaattttcagaatatttctaaGTTTAAAAGACTTCTTCAGTACAGAGCTAACTAGAGTTACC
This is a stretch of genomic DNA from Apteryx mantelli isolate bAptMan1 chromosome 4, bAptMan1.hap1, whole genome shotgun sequence. It encodes these proteins:
- the FCF1 gene encoding rRNA-processing protein FCF1 homolog; protein product: MGKQKKARKYAVVKRMISLRDQRINPKDRAKAPVKKKEDPSAIKEREVPQHPSCLFFQYNTQLGPPYHILVDTNFINFSIKAKLDLVQSMMDCLYAKCIPCITDCVMAEIEKLGQRYRVALRIAKDPRFERLPCMHKGTYADDCLVQRVTQHKCYIVATVDKELKRRIRKIPGVPIMYISRHRYNIERMPDDYGAPRF